DNA from Streptomyces sp. NBC_01476:
CAGCAACGGCGCTATGAGCTCGACAGAGTTCATCCGGCACAAGATCAGCAGACACCCCACAGAGCCTGCCGACGAGGATCACCAAACGCGAGCCGACACACCGATCTCATTTTGAAACGATCGGTAAGGACCCCCAACAAAAGTGCTGGGCCTGACCTGGTCATCGATCGGTGCCGTGCACGAGGCCACCGGTAGCCGGGCCGCACGGGGTCAGGCGCGCCCTCGCACGCGACAAACCCGACGACGGAGACGGTCATGCCCGGGATACTGGGCGCCCATGGATGGGGTCAAAGTCGTCGTCGCCCATTCCGAGCGCGCGACCCTTCGCGTTGGCGCTGTGTTCCTGAAGGTGGACGCCGATCAGGAGCGCCTCGAGGTCGAGGTCGAGGTCGAGGTCGAGGCGATGGCCCTGGCTCCGATCCCGACCCCGGAGGTTCTGTGGCGTAAGCCGCCCGTGCTCGTGATCGCCCGCGGTCCCGGGGACTGCGCTCGGGCGCCTCGGCGAGCCGTCGACCGCGTCCCCGGCGGCGTGGGCCGCGGCGGGTGCCGCCGTCCGGAAGTTGCACGACGCGCCGTTGCCACCCTGGCCCGGCCGGCGTCGCCAAGGTCGCGACGAGTTTGCGGCAGAACTCGACGGCGAGTGTGAATTGCTTGTGGCGAACGGCGTCCTGCCCGCCGACCTGGTCACCCGCAACCGCCAGGTCGCCGAGGCCGCGCTCCGGCCGTGGACTCCGATGTTCACGCACGGCGACCTTCAGATCGATCACGTCTTCATCGACGGCGACGAGATCACCGGCATCATCGACTGGTCCGAGGCGGGCCCGGGCGATGCCCTGTTCGACCTCGCCACCCTGACGCTCGGACAGGAGGAGCACCTCGGTGACGTTATCGCCGGCTATGGCACTGACGTCGACCTCGACGTGATTCGCGCGTGGTGGTCGTTGCGAAGCCTGCTGGGGGTTCGCTGGCTGGTCGAGCACGGCTTCGACCCGTTCGCGGCGGGCTGTGAGGTCGGCGTGCTGAGATCCCGGATGTGAGCCCGTGCAGGCCCGCCGCTGCTCAGTGCGTTCCGGCACGTCGAGCGGGCCGGCTCCTGAGGTGCATCGCCTGCCCTCGCTTCCGACTCCCGCCAAAGTGCGGCGCGCAGCCGACGCCCGCAGGTCATCCCCCGAGCCGAAGCCCAGCTCCTGGGGCAGCAACTCCCCGCGAATCCCGGTGTGCAACACGAACAGGACCCGACCCAGCACCTTGCGGTGATCCGGACGCTCGCGACCCGGAAACGCTGCGGCTTGCGCGGAACGACCGGCAGCAACGGCTCGATGCGCGCCCACGACTCGTCGTAGATCTCCCACAGCAGGCCCGGCGGTCAGCGACACGTCCCAGCCCCCCGTCGCACGCCATGCCCCGCTTCCTTCGCGTCCCCCAGCACCCCAGCCGAGCCGAACGTACCGCGAACGATGCCGAGTTGCCCGCCCCCGGCCCCGGGCAACGCTCCCGCACCGTCGTGATCGGGCACCCCCTCAGGCCCCATTGACATGTCTAGTCCACTGGTTCCACTGTGTGCCCTCAGTGCTCCTTGTGATCCCGTGTTGCGCGAGGGGCGTTCTGTGACGAATCCCCGTGGGAGTGGTTGGTGCGTAGAGAAGGAAGGCCGGCCCCCTTGAGGGGACGGAGGGTGCCGGGCGTACTCGCACTGCTCGGCGCGGTCGCGGTGGCTGTTTGGGGGTTGCAGGCGCCGGCGGCGTCCGCGCGTCCGGCGCCGGCGGGTGGCGGCGGCGCCGCGGGGTCCTACAAGCCGGTGTGTGGCACGCCGGAGCCAGGCCGGTTCGCCTGCTTCGCGCTGCGCCGCACGGACGTGTCCGCGGCGCGTAACCTGCGCGGACCTGCCGCGGCCCCTGGGGCCGCCGCGCCCGCCGGGTACGGCCCCGGTGACCTGCTCAGCGCCTACAACCTTCCGTCTGACGGCGGCGCCGGCCAGACCGTCGCGATCGTCGACGCGTACGACGACCCGGCGGCGGAAGCGGATCTCGCCGCCTACCGTGAGCAGTTCGGGCTGCCGGCGTGCACTGCGGCCGGCGGCTGCTTCACCAAGGTCGACCAGCGCGGGGGCAGTTCCTACCCGCAGCCGGATCCGGGTTGGGCGGGGGAGATATCCCTCGACCTCGACATGGTCTCGGCGATAGCGCCCAACGCGCGCATCCTGCTGGTGGAGGGGGACGATCCGAGCGGCGACAGCCTCGGCGCGGCCGTTGACACCGCGGTGGCGCTCGGCGCCAAGTACGTGTCCAATTCCTACGGTACGGACTACCGGGCGGGCCCGGGCAGCGGCGAGGACCCGTCGGAGACCACCGCGCTCGACGCCCACTACAACCATCCGGGCGTTGCCGTCGTGGCCTCCTCCGGTGATTACGCCTACGGCGTCGCCTATCCGGCGGCTTCACAGTTCGTCACTTCCGTGGGTGGCACCTCGCTGGCCCGTGACGGGAACAGCGCCCGGGGCTGGTCCGAAGCGGCCTGGGGGCGGGCGGGTTCCGGGTGCTCCCTGTACGAGCCGAAGCCTGCCTTCCAGCAGGACACCGGATGTGCCAACCGCGCGGTGGCGGACGTCTCCGCGGTCGCCGACCCGGCTACGGGTGTCGCGGTCTACCAGACCTACGGCGGCACCGGCTGGGCGGTTTTCGGTGGCACCAGCGTGTCGTCGCCGATCATCGCGTCGGTGTACGCGGACGCGGCCACCCCGGTCCCGGGCACGTACCCCAACGCCTACCCGTATGCCGACCGTGAAGGGCTCAACGACGTCACCACGGGGAGCAACGGCGGCTGCGACCCGGCCTACTTGTGCCGCGCCGCCGCGGGCTACGACGGTCCCACCGGCCTGGGCACTCCGAACGGCCTGCAGTCCTTCCGCACCGGGCCGCACGGCCGGCTGTCCGGAACGCTTCTCGACAGCACTACGGGCAAGCCCGTCGTCGGCGCCGTGGTCTCCTCCGGGACGGATGCCGCCCACACCGACGCCACGGGGCACTACGCCCTGGTGCTGCCGGCCGGCAGCCATGAGGTCACGGCGGCTGCTTTCGGGTACGCCACCCGGACCCTGAAGGACGTCCCGGTCGCCGACGGCGCCTCCGTCACCCGGAACATCACGGTCACCCCGGTGCCCAGTGCGACGGTCACGGGCAAGGTCACCGACGGTTCGGGCCACGGCTGGCCGCTCTGCGCCAGGATCGGTGTCGCCGGTGATCCCGAGGCCATCTGGACAGACCCCGTCACCGGCGTCTACAAGGTGACCCTGCCGCGCAACGCCGACTTCACGCTCGACGTGGCCGCGGTCGCGCCCGGTTACCAGGCCCTCACCCGGCGGATCCACGTCGGTATGAAGCCACTCACCGCCGACTTCTCGCCGACCGCCGACCCGTGGGTTGCCACCGCTCCGGGTTATGCCGTCCACCTGACCGGCAGGACCGAGACGTTCGACTCGTCCACCGCCCCGCCGCACGACTGGACGGTCACCAACGCCGCTGGGGCCGTGGGCGGTTGGGAGTTCGACGACCCGGCCGGCGAGGGCAACAGCACCGGCGGGCAGGGATCCTTCGCCATCGTGGACAGCACCTACTACGGCTGGGATGCCCGTCAGGACTCCGAACTGGTCAGCCCTGTCTACGACTTCACCGGGCAGGACACCCCCGAACTGGCCTTTGACACGATGTACACCTACAACCCGTCGCGGATGAACTTCGGCGTTGAGGCGTCCGACGACGGAGGGGCCACCTGGACGGCGGTCTGGTCTCCTGACGACAACGTGTACTACGCCGGACCCACACCGGTCGTCGTGCCGCTCACCGCTTACGCGAATGCCAAGGCCGTGCGCCTGCGGTTCCATTACGCGGCAACGGGCGTGTGGTACTGGGGCGTTGACGACGTCTTCGTCGGGCAGCGTGATTTCACCCCCACCCCCGGCGGTCTGGTCGTGGGCACCGCGAAGGACGCCAACACCGGTCTGGCGGCCGCGGGTGTGATGGTCAGTGACGGCAGCGATGCGGCCGTGCACACCCAGACGATGGCCACCCCCGAGGACCTGTCCCTCGATGACGGGTACTTTTCGCTGTTCGTCCCCGGCCCCGGCAGGCACACTCTCACCGCGGTCAAGAGCAACTACACCGACCGCCCGGAGGTGTTGACGGTTCGGGCCGACCGCACCACCGCGGTCTCGTACTCCCTGAAAGCCGGCCGGCTCGCCGTGACACCCGGCAGCATCGACGCCACCGTGCCTCGCGGCAGCAAGGTCACGCGGCGGCTGAGGGTTTCCAACACCGGTACGGCGACCGCGACGCTGACGCTCGGGGAGCAGCCCGGCGCGATGCTCCCCGGCGCGGCGCAGGGAGCCCCCCTGCAGCGCGTCAAGGGCACCTACCCCCTCGGCCGGGTCCCCGCCGCCTCCGCCGGTGCCTCGCCGGCCGGGCATACGGCACCGGTCCCGGTCAATGCCTGGCAGGGTGCCCCCGGCCTGCCGTCGGCTGTGATGGACAACATTGCCGACAGCCACCAGGGGAAGGTCTACTCCGGCTTCGGTGACCCCGGGTTCTCCGTCAACGGCGAAGGTGACAGCAACGACCTCTACGTCCTCGATCCGGATTTGGGTACCTGGAAGCAGCTCGCGGGCGCGGCCGACGCCCGTGAGGCGCCGGGGCACGGCTTCATCGGGGACAAGCTGTATGTCGCGGGCGGCTGGGGCGGCCCGGAGGAGAACCCGGACCCGAAGCTGGAGGTGTATGACACCGTTTCCGGTACGTGGTCCACGGGTGCCCCCGACCCGCGCCCGCACGCGGGTTCCGGTTCGGCCGTACTCGGCGGCGAGCTGTACCTGGTCGGGGGCTGCGACGTGGACTGCGGCGTGGCCGACGTCAATGTCTACGACCCGGTGACCGACACCTGGAGCCGGGCCGCCGACTACCCGGAGCCGGTTTCCTGGGCGTCCTGCGCGTCCAGCGCCGGGAAGCTCTACTGCGCCGGCGGCGCCACCAACGCGGGGAACATTGCCCACACTTACGCCTACGACCCGGCGCTGGGGACGTGGTCGCGGCTCGCGGACATGCCGGTGCCGTTGTGGGGCTCGGCGTACGCGGCGGCCAACGGCCTGCTGGTGGTCGCCGGCGGTGTCGACGGCGACGTCCTGAGCAACCAGAGCTTTGCCTTCGACCCGGACAGGGATACGTGGAGCGCGCTGCCCAACGCAGCCACGGCCACGTACCGCGGTGGCGGTGCGCTCGGGTTCTACAAGGTCGGCGGCGGGACCGGCGGGCTGGCCGTGACCTCGGCGGTGGAGAATCTGCCGGGCTTCGCGGTCGACCCGGCTTCCGACGTGCCGTGGCTGGGGGAGAGCACCCAGCGGCTCACCCTGCGGCCGGGGGCGAGCACCACGCTGACGGTGACCCTGGACGCGCACACCCCCCGGATGCCCGCCCCGGGTAACTACGAGGCCCGCCTCACCTTCGGCACGGACACCCCGTACACCCTTCCGCCAACCGCGGTGACCCTCCACGTCACCTCACCGCCCCACCACCCTGGAAGCCCTGCGGGCTGACGTGCCCGGTGCCGGGGCCGTCGACGCCTCAGCTGTTCTGTCCGGGGAGGTTGTGGACAGTGGTGATGATCACTGCCGGGTGATCTTGAACGGGTGAGGGCCTTGCGGGTTCGGTGTGGATTGCGACGTCCCACCGGAGCGAAAGGCCCTCATGCCCCACCGTAATGCACCCCTGACCGAGACCGGTCGTCTGCGTCTGGCGCGCTGCGTCGTGGACGACGGCTGGCCGCTGCGACGGGCCGCGGAGCGCTTCCAGGTCTCACCGACCACGGCCCAGCGGTGGGCGAGCCGCTACCGGACCACGGGCGAGGCCGGCATGACCGACCGCTCCAGCCGCCCGCACCGCAGCCCGCGGCGGACACCGGCCCGCACCGAACGCCGCATCATCAAGGTCCGCATCCCGCGCCGATGGGGCCCGGCCCGCATCGCGCACCTGCTCGGGCTGAACCCGTCCACCGTCCACCGGGTCCTGACCCGCTACGGCCTGGCCCGCCTGGCCCGCCTGGACCGCGCCACCGGCCGCGTCATACGCCGCTACGAACGCGACCGGCCCGGCGAACTCGTGCACGTCGGCATCAAGAAACTCGGCAACATCCCCGACGGCGGCGGCCACAAGGTCCTCGGCCGCCAGGCCGGCCGCAAGAACCGCTCCGGCGCCGGCTACAGCTTCATCCACACCGCCGTCGACGACCACTCCCGCCTGGCCTACAGCGAGATCCACCCCGACGAGAAGCAGGAGACCGCCACCGCCTTCTGGACCCGCGCCCAGGCCTACTTCGCCTCGGTCGGCATCACCGTCGAACGCGTCCTGACCGACAACGGATCCTGCTACAAATCCCGGCTCTGGCGCGACACCCTCACCGCGGCCGGGATCACCCACAAACGAACCCGGCCCTACCGGCCCCAGACCAACGGCAAAGTCGAACGCCTCAACCGCACCCTCCTCGACGAACGGGCCTACGCCCAGCCCTACCGCTCACAGGACGAACGCCGAGCGGCGTTCCCACGATGGCTCCACACCTACAACCACCACCGCGGACACACCGCCCTGGGCGGCCAACCACCCGCCACCCGCGTCCCCAACCTCACCGGGCAATACACCCAGCCGCAGGCCAGCACATCACATTCAGCGTTTCCGTGGTCACTGTTCGTGCGGTTTGCTATGGCTTTTTTAGGACAAAGGGACAGGGCTACGAGGGAGACGGGAAGCTGACGTCGGGGTAGTCGACGGCGGCGATCCGGTGGATCCGGTGGCGAAGGGCGGGCGGCAGGTCGTCCAGCGCATGGCCGCGCAGCCACTGGGAGGCTTGGCCACCGAAGACTGCGCCCGACAAGCCGTGATCGTGGACCGTCACCCAGGCTTGCCACCCGCGTACGTCATGTGTCTGACGGAGCGAGACGATGTCGCGAGCGATGCCCAGCAGGGAGACCCGGGCCGCGGGGTGCGGCTCTGAGACGAGGGCGGCCACCGCTGCCACCAGTACGAGTTCCGCCGTGTCCGCGGCTTCGAGCAGGATTTCCGAGTCCAAAGGCCGCAGCAGCGACACCACCAGGTCTGCGGGGAGTCGGCCCGCGTCGTCGGCCAGCAGGCCGAGCACCATCGGACGCACCCCGGCGGCCCACGGGTCCGTCAGCCAGACGGCACACAGCCGGTAGGCGTCAGCGAGCCGCCGCGCCGACGACCGCGTCCGCCCGGCGAGCAGCACCCGCAGCACGTCGTGGGCGATCGAGGACGCCCGGCCGTCAGCGCGGGCGGTGAAGGTCATCAGCTCCGGCCCGAGGCGGTCGACCACGGGCTCCAGGGCGTGCCTGACCACGGAGTCGTTGGTGCCGCCCGAGACGTCCATCTTCCGAGGCAGTTCGTTCCAGTAGGTCCTGCGCCAGCTCATCCGTTCAGGCGCGTCGCGCTCCGGCCGGTTCCCGTACAGCCAGTTCGGGTCGACAGGCTCCGGGTCGTCCGCCGGATCCCTCGCGGGCACTACCTCCAGTTCCCGTTGCGTCCCCGCCCAGGTGTGCTTGAGGTGTAGCGAGAACGCGAAGGCCGCCCATTCGTCCTCGTCGAGAGACGACCGCCACAGCAGGGCGCGGCGGTGCCAGGTGCCCGGCGGGTCGACGGACTCGGGAAAGACGCGGCGCGCCGTGAAACCTCCGGTCAGCGCGAGCATCAGCAGCATGAGATTTGCCTCGTACCGCCCGTGCCGGGAGGAGGTCGGGCTCTGCGGAGCGGGACGGTAGTCGGCGTGGTCGTGCCGGGTGCGGACCGCGTTGGCGGCGATGACCCGGACGACGAGGTCCGCCAGCGCCTCGCGGTCCGCCTCGGGTAGGTGGGCGACACGGGCGCGGACGAAGCGGAGCATCTGACGCGAGGACAGGGGGACGTACGAGAGCAGGGCGTAGAGGAGGTCGTCGGCGACCGGGGCGGGGCCGGAGACGAGCAGGGCAGGGCGGCTGTCGAGCAGGCCGTACAGGAGGTTCACGGCGAGGCGCACTGCGAGGTATTCGCCGAAGGTGGCGTGCAGGAACTCGTACGTGGCCAGGCGGCGCGCGTCGCGGACGGCTTGGGCGCGCTGGACGAAGAAGAATCGGCCGAGGGCGATCTCGGCCTGGTCGAGCGGGGCGCGGAAGCCGGATTCGGGGCGGTGGCCGGGGTCGAGGAGGGCGGTGAGATCGGCCGTGAGTTCGTCCGCGGTGACCCACTGGCGGCGGCGGTTGAGCATGGCGAAGGCGACGAGGGAGAGGCGTTCCAGCTCCTGCTGGACCCGGTCGGCCACCTCGCCAGGCCGGGGGGCCACGGCGGACTTGCCGACCTCGCGGGCGGCGAAGGCGGTGAGCAGGTCCTCGTACAGGTCGGCTTCGTCCAGCGGGACGCCGTCGTTGCGCCGGAGGGCGTTGTCAGTCGCGTCATAGAGGGCGAGCATCAGCAGCAGCAGGGGCTGGCCGGCGAGGTCGCGGTGCTGTTCGACGAGGGAGGCGGGCAGGGGGCTGAGGCCGTTCGCGGCGAAGTAGCGCTCGTTGGTGCGGTTCCACAGCGCGACCCAGGTGCGGATCTGCTCGTCGCTGAAGGGTTCCAGGCGTAAGGCGACCGAGCCCTCGGGGAAGCGGGCCCGGTCGGCGACGGCGGTCCTGGTGGTGACCAGCGCGATGACCGGCCGGCCCTGATCGGCCTCGCGCTGCTGGAAGGCGGCGGCCCGCTCCAAGAAGTCGGACTGGCTGACGCCGGTGGCCTGGAGGAGTTCGTCGAAGCCGTCGAAGAGGATGACCGGGACCAGGCCGGGGGCCGCCCGTACGAGATCCGGCCAGGTCGCGCGCTCGCCTGTCCCTGACCGGATCGCGTACTCGATCTGGTCTTGGACGTCTGCCTCGGCGGGCACCTCGCGCAGTACGACACGGACCGGCAGGAAGCCCGCGGCGGGCAGGCGGGCAGCGAGGACCTTCGTCAGCAGTGACTTGCCGGCACCGGGCTGGCCGAGGACGACCAAGGGCGCGGCCGTGGCGCCTGGGCTGGTTAACGCGCCCGCCAGGTACTCGCTCAGGTCCTCGCGCTCGTCGGCGCGGGTCCACCACGCCTCGTCGGCCGGGCCGCCGCCGTCGCCGCCCACCGCCCGCACCCGGAAGCGCGGGTCGAGGTAGCCGGCGGCGACCGTTGGCAGGCCCACGCCGGTCGGCACGTCGCCATCGGCGAGGATCGGGCGGCTGAGCGCGGCCCGGGCGGCGGTGGACAGGGCCGCGGCCACGTCCACCGGGGGCGCACCCGCCGACAGCCCGGCGAGGAGCGACGCCACGCCGGCCAGGGCTTCGCGTACGGTCGCGCGGGTGGTCTGGTGCTCCATCTGGTGTGTCCAGAAGGCGAATTCGGGGATCTCGCCAGCCAGGCGGGTGTACAGCTCCTCGTAGCGGCGCAGGGCTCCGCCCGCGGCTCCCCTGATCTGTTCACGGGTCGCGCGCCGCCCGTTCTCGTTCAGGCGGTCCCACAGGGCGAGGCCGCACAGGAAGTTTTCCAGCCGCGCGCCCAGGTCCCCATACCAGCTCGCGAGGGTATCGAGGACCCGCTCGTACGGGATGTGGGGCGCCGGCATCGGCGGGGCGGCGGCCGTGAGGGCATGGACGAAGTCGCGCGCGGTCGACTCGGCCGCGCCCGCCAAGGCGAGCTGT
Protein-coding regions in this window:
- a CDS encoding NACHT domain-containing protein, which codes for MAARRLIGYGDAVVLLGGDPAGLAALDEALGSALGLATGGASETVLNLAGARGRILRLGRDMVGSLRERLGTADRTSRSERLAAAHAVLVVTAYFEELAVTELPFDWAEVRLTRREQLALAGAAESTARDFVHALTAAAPPMPAPHIPYERVLDTLASWYGDLGARLENFLCGLALWDRLNENGRRATREQIRGAAGGALRRYEELYTRLAGEIPEFAFWTHQMEHQTTRATVREALAGVASLLAGLSAGAPPVDVAAALSTAARAALSRPILADGDVPTGVGLPTVAAGYLDPRFRVRAVGGDGGGPADEAWWTRADEREDLSEYLAGALTSPGATAAPLVVLGQPGAGKSLLTKVLAARLPAAGFLPVRVVLREVPAEADVQDQIEYAIRSGTGERATWPDLVRAAPGLVPVILFDGFDELLQATGVSQSDFLERAAAFQQREADQGRPVIALVTTRTAVADRARFPEGSVALRLEPFSDEQIRTWVALWNRTNERYFAANGLSPLPASLVEQHRDLAGQPLLLLMLALYDATDNALRRNDGVPLDEADLYEDLLTAFAAREVGKSAVAPRPGEVADRVQQELERLSLVAFAMLNRRRQWVTADELTADLTALLDPGHRPESGFRAPLDQAEIALGRFFFVQRAQAVRDARRLATYEFLHATFGEYLAVRLAVNLLYGLLDSRPALLVSGPAPVADDLLYALLSYVPLSSRQMLRFVRARVAHLPEADREALADLVVRVIAANAVRTRHDHADYRPAPQSPTSSRHGRYEANLMLLMLALTGGFTARRVFPESVDPPGTWHRRALLWRSSLDEDEWAAFAFSLHLKHTWAGTQRELEVVPARDPADDPEPVDPNWLYGNRPERDAPERMSWRRTYWNELPRKMDVSGGTNDSVVRHALEPVVDRLGPELMTFTARADGRASSIAHDVLRVLLAGRTRSSARRLADAYRLCAVWLTDPWAAGVRPMVLGLLADDAGRLPADLVVSLLRPLDSEILLEAADTAELVLVAAVAALVSEPHPAARVSLLGIARDIVSLRQTHDVRGWQAWVTVHDHGLSGAVFGGQASQWLRGHALDDLPPALRHRIHRIAAVDYPDVSFPSPS
- a CDS encoding Kelch repeat-containing protein, with translation MRGRRVPGVLALLGAVAVAVWGLQAPAASARPAPAGGGGAAGSYKPVCGTPEPGRFACFALRRTDVSAARNLRGPAAAPGAAAPAGYGPGDLLSAYNLPSDGGAGQTVAIVDAYDDPAAEADLAAYREQFGLPACTAAGGCFTKVDQRGGSSYPQPDPGWAGEISLDLDMVSAIAPNARILLVEGDDPSGDSLGAAVDTAVALGAKYVSNSYGTDYRAGPGSGEDPSETTALDAHYNHPGVAVVASSGDYAYGVAYPAASQFVTSVGGTSLARDGNSARGWSEAAWGRAGSGCSLYEPKPAFQQDTGCANRAVADVSAVADPATGVAVYQTYGGTGWAVFGGTSVSSPIIASVYADAATPVPGTYPNAYPYADREGLNDVTTGSNGGCDPAYLCRAAAGYDGPTGLGTPNGLQSFRTGPHGRLSGTLLDSTTGKPVVGAVVSSGTDAAHTDATGHYALVLPAGSHEVTAAAFGYATRTLKDVPVADGASVTRNITVTPVPSATVTGKVTDGSGHGWPLCARIGVAGDPEAIWTDPVTGVYKVTLPRNADFTLDVAAVAPGYQALTRRIHVGMKPLTADFSPTADPWVATAPGYAVHLTGRTETFDSSTAPPHDWTVTNAAGAVGGWEFDDPAGEGNSTGGQGSFAIVDSTYYGWDARQDSELVSPVYDFTGQDTPELAFDTMYTYNPSRMNFGVEASDDGGATWTAVWSPDDNVYYAGPTPVVVPLTAYANAKAVRLRFHYAATGVWYWGVDDVFVGQRDFTPTPGGLVVGTAKDANTGLAAAGVMVSDGSDAAVHTQTMATPEDLSLDDGYFSLFVPGPGRHTLTAVKSNYTDRPEVLTVRADRTTAVSYSLKAGRLAVTPGSIDATVPRGSKVTRRLRVSNTGTATATLTLGEQPGAMLPGAAQGAPLQRVKGTYPLGRVPAASAGASPAGHTAPVPVNAWQGAPGLPSAVMDNIADSHQGKVYSGFGDPGFSVNGEGDSNDLYVLDPDLGTWKQLAGAADAREAPGHGFIGDKLYVAGGWGGPEENPDPKLEVYDTVSGTWSTGAPDPRPHAGSGSAVLGGELYLVGGCDVDCGVADVNVYDPVTDTWSRAADYPEPVSWASCASSAGKLYCAGGATNAGNIAHTYAYDPALGTWSRLADMPVPLWGSAYAAANGLLVVAGGVDGDVLSNQSFAFDPDRDTWSALPNAATATYRGGGALGFYKVGGGTGGLAVTSAVENLPGFAVDPASDVPWLGESTQRLTLRPGASTTLTVTLDAHTPRMPAPGNYEARLTFGTDTPYTLPPTAVTLHVTSPPHHPGSPAG